A window of Candidatus Pantoea floridensis contains these coding sequences:
- the fliM gene encoding flagellar motor switch protein FliM: MGDSILSQAEIDALLNGDSDSAEVENSSKGADGDIRPYDPNTQRRVVRERLQALEIINERFARHFRMALFNLLRRSPDISVGAIKIQPYHEFARNLPVPTNLNLIHLKPLRGTALVVFSPSLVFIAVDNLFGGDGRFPTKVEGREFTHTEQRVIRRMLKLALDGYSDAWKAIYPLDVEYVRSEMQVKFTNITTSPNDIVVNTPFQVEIGNLVGEFNICIPFSMIEPLRELLVNPPLENSRREDNHWRDNLVKQVQHSELELIAHFAETSLRLSRILQLKPGDVLPIEKPDRIIAHVDGVPVLTSQYGTINGQYALRVEHLINPILNSLNEEQPDE, translated from the coding sequence ATGGGCGATAGCATTCTCTCCCAGGCTGAGATTGACGCGCTGCTTAATGGCGACAGTGACAGTGCGGAAGTAGAGAACAGTTCCAAAGGGGCAGATGGCGATATCCGTCCCTATGATCCCAATACCCAGCGTCGCGTGGTGCGTGAGCGTCTGCAGGCGCTGGAGATCATCAATGAGCGATTTGCCCGTCATTTCCGTATGGCGCTGTTTAACCTGCTGCGCCGTAGCCCAGATATTAGTGTGGGTGCGATCAAGATTCAGCCGTATCACGAGTTTGCCCGCAACCTGCCGGTGCCAACCAACCTGAACCTGATCCACCTGAAGCCGCTGCGCGGTACGGCGCTGGTGGTGTTTTCACCGAGCCTGGTGTTTATTGCTGTCGACAACCTGTTTGGCGGCGACGGTCGTTTTCCGACCAAAGTGGAAGGCCGTGAGTTCACCCATACCGAGCAGCGCGTGATTCGCCGCATGCTGAAGCTGGCGTTGGATGGCTACAGCGATGCCTGGAAGGCGATTTATCCGCTGGACGTGGAGTACGTGCGTTCAGAGATGCAGGTGAAATTCACCAACATCACCACCTCACCAAACGACATCGTGGTTAACACGCCGTTCCAGGTGGAGATTGGTAACCTGGTGGGTGAATTCAACATCTGTATACCGTTTTCGATGATTGAGCCGCTGCGCGAGCTGCTGGTCAATCCACCGCTGGAAAACTCGCGTCGGGAAGATAATCACTGGCGCGACAATCTGGTGAAACAGGTGCAGCACTCGGAGCTGGAGCTGATTGCCCACTTCGCGGAAACATCGCTGCGCCTGTCGCGCATTTTGCAGCTGAAACCCGGTGACGTCCTGCCCATTGAGAAGCCGGACCGCATCATTGCCCACGTCGATGGCGTACCGGTGCTCACCAGCCAATACGGCACCATCAATGGTCAGTATGCCCTGCGTGTAGAACATTTGATTAACCCGATTTTGAATTCGCTGAACGAGGAACAGCCCGATGAGTGA
- the fliG gene encoding flagellar motor switch protein FliG, whose translation MSLTGTEKSAILMMTIGEERAAEVFKHLNQREVQHLSSAMASMRQVSHKQLTEVLREFEVDAEQFAALSLNSNEYLRSVLIKALGEERASSLLEDILEKNETTSGMETLNFMEPQAAADLIRDEHPQIIATILVHLKRGQAADILALFDERLRHDVMLRIATFGGVQPAALAELTEVLNGLLDGTNLKRAKMGGVRTAAEIINLMKTQQEEAVIEAVRDFDGELAQKIIDEMFLFENLVEVDDRSIQRLLQEVESEQLLIALKGAEQPLREKFLKNMSARAADILRDDLANRGPVRMSAVENEQKAILLVVRRLAESGEMVIGGGEETYV comes from the coding sequence ATGAGTCTGACCGGTACAGAGAAAAGCGCCATTCTGATGATGACCATCGGCGAAGAGCGCGCAGCGGAAGTGTTCAAACACCTCAATCAGCGTGAAGTGCAGCACCTCAGTTCGGCGATGGCCAGCATGCGGCAGGTGTCGCATAAGCAGCTCACCGAAGTGCTGCGCGAATTTGAAGTGGATGCGGAACAGTTTGCCGCGCTGAGCCTCAACTCGAATGAATACCTGCGTTCGGTGCTGATCAAGGCGCTGGGCGAGGAGCGCGCCTCAAGCCTGCTGGAAGATATTCTCGAGAAGAACGAGACCACCAGCGGGATGGAAACGCTCAACTTCATGGAGCCTCAGGCAGCGGCCGACCTTATCCGCGACGAGCATCCGCAGATTATCGCCACCATTCTTGTCCACCTCAAACGTGGTCAGGCGGCCGATATTCTGGCGCTGTTCGACGAGCGTCTGCGCCACGATGTGATGCTGCGTATCGCCACCTTCGGTGGTGTCCAGCCAGCCGCGCTGGCCGAACTGACCGAAGTGCTCAATGGCCTGCTGGATGGTACCAACCTCAAGCGCGCGAAGATGGGCGGTGTAAGGACCGCAGCAGAAATTATCAACCTGATGAAAACTCAGCAGGAAGAAGCGGTTATCGAAGCGGTACGCGATTTCGATGGCGAGCTGGCACAGAAGATCATCGACGAGATGTTCCTGTTCGAAAACCTGGTGGAAGTGGACGATCGCAGCATCCAGCGCCTGCTGCAGGAAGTGGAATCCGAGCAGTTGCTGATCGCCCTGAAAGGCGCCGAACAGCCGCTGCGCGAGAAGTTCCTCAAGAACATGTCGGCGCGTGCCGCCGATATTCTGCGTGACGATCTGGCCAACCGTGGTCCGGTACGAATGTCTGCGGTGGAGAACGAACAGAAAGCCATCCTGCTGGTGGTGCGTCGTTTAGCGGAATCTGGCGAAATGGTAATTGGCGGAGGCGAGGAAACTTATGTCTGA
- the fliJ gene encoding flagellar export protein FliJ, which produces MKTASAINKLRDLAEQELESAVIHLGDMRRGVQQADEQLTMLLDYQDEYRNKLNQDMSGGIASTRWTNYHQFIQTLEKAIDQHRQQLSQWNQRLETALSNWREKHKRLNAYQTLITRAEENALRQENRLDQKRMDEFAQRAALRKGE; this is translated from the coding sequence ATGAAAACGGCCAGTGCTATCAATAAGCTGCGCGATCTGGCAGAGCAAGAGCTGGAGAGCGCCGTGATTCATCTCGGCGATATGCGTCGCGGCGTACAGCAAGCCGATGAGCAGCTCACCATGCTGCTGGATTATCAGGATGAGTACCGCAATAAGCTCAATCAGGATATGTCCGGCGGCATCGCCAGCACCCGCTGGACCAATTATCACCAGTTTATTCAGACGCTGGAAAAAGCCATCGATCAGCATCGCCAACAGCTTTCGCAGTGGAATCAGCGTCTGGAAACCGCGCTGAGCAACTGGCGCGAAAAGCACAAGCGACTCAATGCCTATCAAACGCTGATTACGCGCGCTGAGGAAAATGCATTACGACAGGAAAACCGTCTCGATCAGAAACGGATGGATGAATTTGCCCAACGGGCCGCATTGAGGAAAGGCGAATGA
- the fliL gene encoding flagellar basal body-associated protein FliL, producing MSDNAKAKGRKRSLLIPVLLIVTLAACSVAGYAVWRMMNKHEGSQTEATKVEPPPAPVFFAMDTFTVNLVNPDNDPDRVLYVGFTLRLPDEDTRRRLNDYLPEVRSRLLLLLSRQSATVLATEQGKQALVEQIKQVLAPPLVKNQPTQVVSDVLFTAFILR from the coding sequence ATGTCTGATAACGCGAAAGCAAAAGGCCGCAAACGTTCACTACTAATTCCGGTGTTACTGATTGTAACGCTGGCCGCTTGCAGCGTGGCAGGCTATGCAGTCTGGCGAATGATGAATAAACACGAGGGCAGTCAAACGGAAGCGACGAAAGTCGAGCCACCGCCTGCTCCAGTATTTTTTGCAATGGATACGTTTACAGTAAACCTGGTCAATCCTGACAACGATCCCGACCGTGTGCTGTACGTGGGCTTCACCCTGCGTCTGCCCGATGAGGACACCCGTCGTCGGTTGAATGATTACCTGCCTGAAGTGCGCAGCCGTTTGCTGTTGCTGCTTTCGCGTCAAAGCGCAACCGTGCTGGCGACCGAGCAAGGCAAGCAGGCCCTGGTTGAGCAGATCAAACAGGTGCTGGCGCCGCCGCTGGTAAAAAATCAACCGACTCAGGTAGTCAGTGACGTGCTGTTTACCGCCTTCATTTTGAGGTGA
- the fliO gene encoding flagellar biosynthetic protein FliO, with the protein MLKNTQTAQPVHSQPVVSTGSVIGQVSSVLAVIVLLILACGWLAKRLGFAPKTVTGQALKVSATVQVGQRERVVIVDTADARLVLGVTAQQITHLHSLPPLPPEEQTGNSAAPQDFRQLFQNLVKRPGKP; encoded by the coding sequence ATGTTAAAAAACACGCAAACCGCACAGCCGGTTCACAGCCAGCCGGTGGTCTCTACCGGCTCGGTGATTGGACAAGTCAGCAGCGTGCTGGCGGTAATTGTGCTGCTGATTCTGGCCTGCGGCTGGCTGGCAAAGCGCCTGGGTTTTGCCCCGAAAACGGTGACGGGCCAGGCATTGAAAGTCAGCGCCACCGTACAGGTGGGTCAGCGTGAGCGTGTGGTGATTGTGGATACCGCCGATGCGCGTTTAGTGTTGGGCGTGACAGCTCAGCAAATCACGCATCTGCACTCTTTACCGCCGCTGCCCCCGGAAGAACAGACCGGGAACAGTGCGGCACCGCAGGATTTTCGTCAGCTATTCCAGAATCTGGTTAAACGTCCCGGAAAACCTTAA
- the fliF gene encoding flagellar basal-body MS-ring/collar protein FliF, producing the protein MNASAAATQDTAKKGFSDLLARLRANPRIPLIVAAAAVIAVVFALVLWAKAPDYRVLYNNLSDEDGGAIVTQLTQMNIPYQFAENGGALMVPADKVHELRLRLAQQGLPKGGNVGFELMDKEKFGISQFSEQINYQRALEGELSRTIETLGPVKSVRVHLAMPKPTLFVREQKAPSASVTLNLQPGRALDEGQIQAIQHMVSSSVAGLPPGNVTVVDQSGRLLTRSDSEGRDLNDAQLKYASEVEARFQQRIEAILNPIVGQGNVHAQVTAQINFDRSEQTDEKYQPNANPNSTAVRSRQTSNSEQNGSPYPGGVPGALSNQPAPANTAPVTNPQNNNNNNANGQNANGQNANANAQNNGSTTSTAQASGPSSSTRNDTVNYELDRTIRHTKLNVGDVQRLSVAVVVNYRDDGKGKAVALNDQQIKQIEDLTREAMGYSQTRGDSVNVVNSQFNMTEPSGGDLPFWQQQAFFDQLMTAGRWLLVALVGFILYRKLVRPQLMRKKEEEKAAAEAAAARAAAMEEEEAYSVQLSKDELDQERKSTNRMSAEVMSQRIRDMSENDPRVVALVIREWMSKEL; encoded by the coding sequence ATGAATGCGAGTGCAGCCGCTACACAGGATACAGCAAAGAAAGGCTTCAGTGACCTTCTCGCCCGCCTGCGCGCCAATCCGCGTATTCCCTTAATTGTTGCTGCCGCTGCGGTTATCGCGGTGGTTTTTGCGTTGGTGCTGTGGGCTAAAGCGCCTGATTATCGCGTCCTATATAACAACCTCTCTGATGAGGATGGCGGCGCGATTGTCACCCAGCTAACGCAAATGAATATCCCTTACCAATTCGCCGAGAACGGTGGCGCGCTGATGGTGCCCGCCGATAAGGTGCATGAGCTGCGCCTGCGCCTCGCGCAACAGGGTCTGCCGAAGGGCGGCAATGTTGGCTTCGAGCTGATGGATAAAGAGAAGTTCGGCATCAGCCAGTTCAGTGAGCAGATCAACTACCAGCGCGCGCTGGAAGGTGAACTTTCACGCACTATCGAGACGCTTGGCCCGGTAAAAAGCGTACGCGTACACTTGGCGATGCCAAAACCGACGCTGTTCGTGCGTGAACAGAAAGCACCATCCGCTTCGGTAACGCTGAACCTGCAGCCGGGACGTGCATTAGATGAAGGCCAGATTCAGGCCATTCAGCATATGGTCTCCAGCAGCGTGGCAGGTTTACCGCCGGGTAACGTGACGGTGGTCGATCAGTCAGGTCGCCTGCTGACGCGTTCCGACAGCGAAGGTCGCGATCTGAACGATGCCCAGCTCAAATATGCTTCGGAAGTTGAAGCGCGCTTCCAGCAGCGCATTGAAGCGATCCTGAATCCGATTGTTGGCCAGGGCAACGTACATGCGCAGGTGACGGCGCAGATCAACTTTGACCGCAGCGAACAGACCGACGAAAAATACCAGCCGAACGCCAATCCGAACAGCACGGCGGTGCGTTCGCGCCAGACCAGCAATTCCGAACAGAATGGCAGCCCCTATCCGGGCGGCGTGCCTGGCGCCCTGTCCAATCAGCCTGCGCCTGCAAACACCGCGCCGGTGACCAATCCGCAGAACAACAATAACAATAATGCCAACGGTCAGAATGCGAATGGGCAAAACGCCAACGCCAATGCGCAGAACAACGGCAGCACCACCAGCACCGCACAAGCGAGTGGCCCAAGCAGCTCCACCCGTAACGACACGGTTAACTATGAGCTGGATCGCACCATTCGTCATACCAAGCTGAACGTCGGTGACGTGCAGCGCCTCTCCGTTGCCGTGGTGGTGAACTACCGCGATGACGGTAAAGGCAAAGCGGTGGCGCTGAACGATCAGCAGATCAAACAAATTGAAGATTTAACCCGCGAAGCCATGGGCTATTCGCAAACGCGTGGCGACAGCGTCAATGTGGTGAACTCGCAGTTCAACATGACCGAGCCAAGCGGCGGCGACCTGCCATTCTGGCAGCAACAAGCGTTCTTCGATCAGCTGATGACCGCAGGTCGCTGGCTGCTGGTCGCGCTGGTGGGCTTCATCCTCTATCGCAAGCTGGTACGTCCTCAGCTGATGCGTAAGAAAGAAGAAGAGAAAGCGGCGGCCGAAGCCGCAGCAGCCCGCGCCGCGGCGATGGAAGAAGAGGAAGCCTATAGCGTGCAGCTCAGCAAAGACGAGCTGGATCAGGAGCGCAAATCCACCAATCGCATGAGCGCCGAGGTGATGAGCCAGCGCATCCGCGACATGTCTGAAAACGATCCGCGCGTTGTGGCGCTGGTTATCCGTGAATGGATGAGTAAAGAACTATGA
- a CDS encoding flagellar hook-length control protein FliK: MITLPTVATQTSGLGDADSSVSSDLVQSVDTLPQGFITELGNRLLTLAKQQGVNTQSSDLTAKADEKDVTKASLSALLQALEKPEALNTLLQPVNPKATLNSADDKDKSEASSLSASDLQNVQALFAMLPVALENRTSQSTVSNSVNDGHADTRASLNSALLSSSLQGAVKEEQAQPQSGQKKSSDAVNLLTQTAANTQTSSASTTASNTGGLTLDESFKQVLNTLSKPEERSAAQSSNDPVTPLTSAPLSSTSSLMTSTASTSTTPSTPMLNAQLGSNEWQQALSQQIVMFSRNGQQNAELRLHPQDLGAIQINLSLDKDQAQLTMVSSHSQVRAALEAALPQLRTALAESGINLGQSNVSSDAFAQGQSYQGQQEGRRDGQHGSFTLSQDNDNEITPIAVPAALQARVAGNGAVDIFA, from the coding sequence ATGATTACGCTGCCAACAGTTGCAACGCAAACCTCGGGTTTAGGAGACGCAGACAGTTCAGTTTCCAGCGATCTTGTGCAAAGCGTGGATACGCTGCCGCAGGGATTTATTACTGAGCTGGGTAACCGCTTGCTAACCCTGGCGAAGCAACAAGGTGTTAACACGCAATCGTCTGATCTGACAGCAAAAGCTGATGAAAAAGACGTCACAAAAGCGTCATTAAGCGCGTTATTGCAGGCGCTGGAGAAACCCGAGGCGTTAAACACACTTTTACAGCCGGTTAACCCTAAAGCCACGCTGAATTCAGCCGATGATAAAGACAAGAGTGAGGCAAGTTCGTTAAGTGCCAGCGACTTACAGAATGTGCAGGCATTATTTGCCATGTTGCCGGTGGCACTCGAGAACCGCACCAGTCAGTCAACGGTAAGTAACAGCGTGAACGACGGCCATGCCGATACGCGCGCTTCGCTTAATTCGGCATTGTTAAGCAGTTCGCTGCAGGGTGCAGTAAAAGAAGAACAGGCGCAGCCGCAGAGTGGCCAGAAGAAGTCCAGCGATGCTGTAAACCTCTTAACGCAAACGGCTGCCAACACGCAGACCAGCAGCGCGAGCACCACGGCAAGCAACACCGGCGGGCTAACGCTGGATGAAAGTTTCAAACAGGTGCTGAATACGCTAAGCAAACCGGAAGAGCGCAGCGCGGCACAAAGCAGCAATGATCCGGTAACGCCGTTAACCAGCGCACCGCTAAGCAGCACCAGTTCGCTCATGACCAGCACCGCCTCGACCAGCACCACCCCGTCGACGCCGATGCTGAATGCGCAGCTCGGCAGTAACGAGTGGCAGCAGGCGCTGAGTCAGCAGATTGTGATGTTCAGTCGCAATGGGCAGCAGAACGCCGAATTGCGCTTACATCCGCAGGATCTGGGCGCTATCCAGATCAACCTGAGTCTCGATAAGGATCAGGCACAGTTAACAATGGTTTCCAGCCACAGCCAAGTGAGGGCCGCGCTGGAAGCGGCTCTTCCTCAGCTGCGTACAGCGCTGGCGGAGAGCGGTATAAACCTGGGACAGAGTAACGTCAGCAGCGACGCCTTCGCACAGGGCCAGAGTTATCAAGGCCAGCAGGAAGGACGTCGTGACGGACAGCACGGCAGCTTTACCCTCTCCCAGGACAATGACAACGAGATAACGCCTATTGCCGTCCCGGCAGCCCTTCAAGCGCGCGTGGCCGGTAACGGCGCTGTCGATATCTTTGCCTGA
- a CDS encoding YnfC family lipoprotein yields MKNGLLLLIAVVLLSGCDKDEATYYPQMKNYAYLYQFEALPGKVKNTHQTLFTADGQQIFDVNVDFDRDGCLAHVKSVGKEGEVIEVSREGDRLIGSENGQDVVVTLDKNCAMVKKVTPALSVDIAYNKQGLVEQLSSPASDVAFHLAYNNAGEMAVLSITQAGKEMSRATAVRDADKKKISDVVTTVKRNDQIKTVSNLCKYKNHVPYYCDIITADAAGKVMDKQYGNIEVAYY; encoded by the coding sequence GTGAAGAATGGCCTGCTGTTGTTAATCGCTGTTGTCCTGCTGTCGGGATGCGACAAGGATGAAGCGACGTATTACCCGCAAATGAAAAACTACGCCTATCTCTATCAATTCGAAGCCCTGCCGGGCAAGGTAAAAAATACCCATCAAACGTTGTTCACTGCCGATGGCCAGCAAATCTTTGACGTGAATGTCGATTTCGATCGCGACGGCTGCCTTGCGCATGTTAAATCCGTCGGCAAAGAGGGCGAGGTGATTGAAGTGTCGCGCGAAGGCGATCGGTTAATCGGCAGCGAGAATGGTCAGGACGTTGTGGTGACGCTGGATAAAAACTGCGCCATGGTGAAGAAGGTTACGCCAGCGCTTAGCGTGGATATTGCCTATAACAAACAGGGTTTGGTTGAGCAACTCTCATCGCCAGCCTCCGACGTGGCTTTTCATCTGGCTTATAATAATGCCGGTGAAATGGCGGTGTTAAGTATTACCCAAGCTGGAAAAGAAATGTCGCGTGCCACCGCAGTCCGGGACGCGGATAAGAAAAAAATCTCGGATGTGGTCACCACGGTAAAGCGTAACGATCAAATAAAAACCGTCAGCAACCTGTGCAAATATAAAAATCATGTCCCTTATTACTGCGACATCATTACTGCGGACGCGGCAGGTAAGGTGATGGACAAGCAGTACGGCAATATCGAAGTGGCTTATTATTAG
- the fliI gene encoding flagellar protein export ATPase FliI, producing MTSRLSRWLGALDAFEDRISQVQTVRRYGRLTRATGLVLEATGLQLPLGATCIIERSDGSKITEVESEVVGFNGQKLLMMPLEEVDGILPGARVYARVSGDNGQSGKQMLLGPELLGRVLDGSGKPLDGLPAPETGYRAPLITAPFNPLQRTPIEDVLDTGVRAINALLTVGRGQRMGLFAGSGVGKSVLLGMMARYTKADVIVVGLIGERGREVKEFIENILGAEGRARSVVIAAPADVSPLLRMQGAAYATRIAEDFRDRGQHVLLIMDSLTRYAMAQREIALAIGEPPATKGYPPSVFAKLPALVERAGNGTHGGGSITAFYTVLTEGDDQQDPIADSARAILDGHIVLSRRLAEAGHYPAIDIEASISRAMTSLIDESHYARVRQFKQLLSSFQRNRDLVSVGAYAAGSDPMLDRAIKLYPEMEAFLHQGIFERSDYDDACLHLQAMFG from the coding sequence ATGACCTCGCGTCTCTCGCGCTGGCTCGGCGCACTCGATGCCTTCGAAGACCGCATTTCACAGGTGCAAACGGTGCGCCGTTACGGCCGCCTGACGCGCGCGACCGGCCTGGTGCTGGAAGCAACGGGTTTACAACTGCCGCTCGGTGCCACCTGCATCATTGAACGTAGCGATGGCAGCAAGATCACCGAGGTTGAGAGTGAAGTGGTCGGCTTTAATGGGCAGAAACTGCTGATGATGCCGTTAGAAGAGGTGGACGGCATTTTACCCGGCGCCCGCGTGTATGCGCGCGTGAGCGGTGATAACGGTCAAAGCGGCAAGCAGATGCTGCTGGGTCCGGAGCTGCTGGGCCGCGTGCTGGACGGCAGCGGCAAACCGCTGGATGGTCTGCCCGCGCCGGAAACCGGCTATCGTGCGCCGCTGATCACTGCGCCATTCAACCCGCTGCAGCGTACGCCCATTGAAGATGTGCTGGATACCGGCGTGCGCGCCATCAATGCGCTGCTTACCGTAGGTCGCGGCCAGCGTATGGGCCTGTTTGCCGGTTCTGGCGTAGGTAAAAGCGTGCTGCTGGGCATGATGGCGCGTTATACCAAAGCCGATGTCATCGTGGTGGGCTTGATTGGTGAGCGTGGCCGTGAAGTCAAAGAGTTCATTGAGAACATCCTGGGCGCAGAAGGCCGCGCGCGTTCGGTGGTGATCGCCGCGCCAGCGGATGTTTCACCGCTGCTGCGTATGCAGGGTGCCGCGTACGCCACGCGTATCGCTGAAGATTTTCGCGATCGCGGCCAGCACGTGCTGCTGATTATGGATTCCCTCACCCGCTACGCCATGGCGCAACGTGAAATTGCGCTGGCTATCGGTGAGCCACCGGCAACCAAAGGTTATCCACCTTCGGTGTTTGCCAAACTGCCAGCGCTGGTAGAGCGTGCCGGTAACGGTACCCACGGCGGCGGGTCGATTACCGCTTTTTATACCGTGTTGACCGAAGGCGACGATCAGCAAGACCCGATTGCCGACTCGGCGCGCGCGATTCTCGACGGCCACATTGTGCTGTCACGTCGTCTGGCGGAAGCCGGTCACTATCCGGCGATTGATATTGAAGCGTCAATCAGCCGTGCCATGACCTCATTAATTGATGAGTCGCACTATGCACGCGTGCGTCAGTTCAAACAGTTGCTCTCCAGCTTCCAGCGTAACCGCGATCTGGTGAGTGTGGGTGCGTATGCCGCAGGTAGCGATCCGATGCTGGACCGAGCCATCAAGCTCTATCCGGAAATGGAAGCCTTCCTGCATCAGGGCATATTCGAACGCAGCGACTACGACGATGCCTGTTTGCATCTGCAGGCGATGTTCGGTTAG
- the fliN gene encoding flagellar motor switch protein FliN has translation MSDSKKPSDDDISADDLWAAAMNEQTTTSAPDPTENVFKSLENPGISGSLQDIDLIMDIPVKLTVELGRTKMTIKELLRLTQGSVVALDGLAGEPLDILINGYLIAQGEVVVVNDKYGVRITDIITPSERMRRLSR, from the coding sequence ATGAGTGACAGCAAGAAACCGTCCGACGACGACATCTCCGCGGACGATCTGTGGGCTGCAGCTATGAATGAACAAACCACCACCAGCGCGCCCGATCCCACCGAGAATGTTTTCAAATCCCTCGAGAATCCTGGCATTAGCGGTTCGCTGCAGGATATCGATCTGATTATGGATATCCCGGTCAAACTGACCGTGGAACTGGGCCGCACCAAGATGACTATCAAAGAGCTGCTGCGTCTGACGCAGGGTTCCGTGGTAGCGCTGGATGGGCTGGCCGGCGAGCCGCTGGATATTCTCATCAACGGCTATTTGATTGCGCAAGGTGAAGTGGTGGTGGTGAACGATAAGTACGGCGTGCGCATCACCGACATCATTACGCCGTCTGAACGTATGCGTCGCCTGAGCCGTTAA
- the fliH gene encoding flagellar assembly protein FliH, producing MSDAFSARAWQRWQPDDLGSPFSAEPEPQPAEPEEDVELSAEAEQQQQLERMQQQMRKDAQTQGYSEGYQKGFAEAQQNGYDAGFQQGLADAQQQQAPLQARMQQLVTEFHHTLEALDSVIASRLMQLALEAARTVIGQATQVDGSALLRQIQQLIQQEPMFSGKPQLRVHPDDLQRIEQTLGPTLDLHGWRLLADSTLHPGGCKLSAEDGDLDASVATRWQELCRLAAPGTL from the coding sequence ATGTCTGATGCCTTTTCCGCCCGCGCCTGGCAGCGCTGGCAGCCTGATGATTTAGGCAGCCCCTTCAGCGCCGAACCGGAGCCGCAGCCCGCGGAGCCGGAAGAGGATGTTGAGCTGAGCGCTGAAGCTGAACAGCAACAGCAGCTGGAGCGCATGCAGCAGCAGATGCGGAAAGATGCGCAGACGCAGGGCTACAGCGAAGGCTACCAAAAAGGCTTTGCCGAAGCGCAGCAGAACGGCTACGACGCCGGTTTTCAGCAGGGCTTAGCCGATGCGCAGCAGCAACAGGCGCCGTTACAGGCGCGCATGCAGCAGCTGGTCACCGAGTTCCATCACACGCTTGAAGCGCTGGACAGCGTCATCGCCTCACGCCTGATGCAGCTGGCGCTGGAAGCAGCGCGCACCGTGATTGGCCAGGCCACGCAGGTGGATGGCAGCGCCCTGCTGCGTCAGATTCAACAGCTGATTCAGCAGGAACCCATGTTCAGCGGCAAACCGCAGCTGCGCGTCCATCCGGATGATTTGCAGCGCATCGAGCAGACGCTCGGTCCAACGCTGGATCTGCACGGCTGGCGCTTGCTGGCCGATAGCACGCTGCATCCCGGCGGCTGCAAACTCAGCGCCGAGGATGGCGACCTTGACGCTAGCGTGGCCACGCGCTGGCAGGAGCTGTGCCGCCTGGCCGCTCCGGGGACACTGTAA
- the fliE gene encoding flagellar hook-basal body complex protein FliE — MSIQAIDGVLQQLQMTSLQASGKQAESTNQVDFSATMKAALDKISDTQTAARTQAQDFEMGKPGIQLNDVMVDLQKSSISMQMGVQVRNKLVSAYTDIMNMQV; from the coding sequence ATGTCAATTCAGGCGATTGATGGCGTGTTGCAGCAGCTGCAAATGACGTCTTTACAGGCCAGCGGTAAGCAGGCTGAGTCAACCAATCAGGTAGATTTCAGCGCCACCATGAAAGCGGCACTGGACAAAATTAGCGACACCCAAACGGCAGCCCGCACCCAGGCGCAGGATTTCGAAATGGGCAAACCGGGCATTCAGCTCAATGATGTGATGGTCGATCTGCAAAAATCCTCAATATCCATGCAGATGGGCGTGCAGGTGCGTAACAAACTGGTGTCGGCGTATACCGATATCATGAACATGCAGGTGTAG